The following are encoded in a window of Phaseolus vulgaris cultivar G19833 chromosome 3, P. vulgaris v2.0, whole genome shotgun sequence genomic DNA:
- the LOC137807078 gene encoding probable GTP diphosphokinase CRSH, chloroplastic, with protein sequence MESLQFVALHSPIRHSLSKRTVSLPPAHLLAVVFRRRRGSDGGTRWWGPKACAVEVSEGGKMVMELVGAFNELTERMNVLSTSSSRILFKCLKLSIPILQASPLSPDGRSPLSKALSVAMLLADLQMDAEVISAGILREVLEAGQLSIHEIRNQIGLPTAHLLHESLRVNNIPSRIDVVDDDNAAALRKFCLTYYDIRALILDLALKLDTMRHLDYLPRYQQQILSLQVMKIHAPLAHAVGTTYLSLELEDLSFQYLFPYSYLYVDSWLRSHETGGVSLIDIYKEELLQTLKADPLLSELVDDVSVKGRYKSRYSTMKKLLKDGRKPEEVNDVLGMRVILTPRAGENTSEAGKRACYRSYQIIQSMWKEIPYRTKDYIARPKGNGYKSLHMAVDVSENGKIRPLMEIQIRTTEMDRLAVGGTAAHSLYKAGLTDPEEAKRLKTIMLAAAELAALRLKDFPGTSHKGIEIDQRDRVFRLLDKNGDGKISIEELTEVMEELGAPGEDAREMMQLLDSNNDGSLSSDEFHMFQEQVELVRNLEARDDQYKKILDEKLRMPDESGLIQVYNKEFGNRLAS encoded by the exons ATGGAGTCATTACAGTTCGTGGCTCTCCATTCCCCCATTCGTCACTCCCTTTCCAAACGCACCGTTTCCCTTCCTCCCGCTCACTTGCTCGCCGTGGTGTTCCGGCGCCGGAGAGGAAGCGACGGCGGGACGCGGTGGTGGGGTCCGAAGGCCTGCGCCGTGGAGGTATCGGAGGGGGGGAAGATGGTGATGGAGCTGGTGGGAGCGTTCAACGAGTTGACGGAGAGAATGAACGTGTTATCGACGAGCTCCTCTCGTATTCTGTTCAAGTGCCTCAAACTCTCCATCCCCATCCTCCAAGCTTCCCCTCTCTCTCCCGATGGCCGCTCCCCTCTCTCCAAGGCCTTGTCCGTCGCCATGCTCCTCGCCGATCTCCAA ATGGATGCTGAAGTTATCTCTGCCGGGATATTGAGAGAGGTGTTGGAAGCAGGCCAGTTGAGTATACACGAAATCCGGAATCAGATTGGTTTGCCCACTGCTCATTTGCTTCACGAGAGTTTGCGTGTGAACAATATTCCATCCAGAATAGATGTTGTGGATGATGACAATGCTGCTGCATTGAGAAAGTTCTGCCTCACTTACTATGACATCAGGGCTTTGATCCTGGACCTGGCTTTGAAGCTTGACACGATGAGACACCTTGACTATCTGCCCAGATATCAGCAGCAGATACTTTCCTTGCAGGTTATGAAGATACATGCCCCTCTTGCTCATGCTGTGGGAACTACCTACTTGTCACTGGAATTGGAAGATCTATCGTTTCAGTACTTGTTTCCTTATTCATATCTTTACGTGGATTCGTGGTTGCGAAGTCATGAGACTGGGGGTGTATCTCTTATTGACATCTACAAGGAGGAACTTCTCCAGACTCTGAAGGCTGATCCCTTGCTCTCAGAACTTGTGGATGATGTATCGGTCAAAGGTCGATATAAGAGTCGTTACAGCACCATGAAGAAGCTGTTGAAGGATGGTAGGAAGCCAGAAGAGGTGAATGATGTGCTTGGGATGCGAGTGATATTGACCCCTAGGGCCGGAGAGAATACATCAGAGGCTGGAAAGAGAGCATGCTATAGGTCATATCAGATTATCCAATCTATGTGGAAGGAAATTCCTTATCGGACAAAGGACTATATTGCCAGGCCAAAAGGAAATGGGTATAAAAGTTTGCACATGGCAGTAGATGTGAGTGAAAATGGTAAGATCAGACCGTTGATGGAGATACAGATAAGAACAACTGAAATGGACAGGTTAGCAGTTGGTGGAACAGCAGCCCATTCGTTATATAAGGCTGGCCTTACTGATCCTGAGGAG GCGAAGCGTCTGAAGACCATCATGCTTGCTGCGGCTGAATTGGCTGCTCTGCGCCTTAAAGATTTTCCAGGTACAAGTCATAAAGGGATTGAGATTGATCAGAGGGATAGAGTTTTTCGCCTTCTTGACAAGAATGGAGACGGTAAAATTAGCATTGAGGAGCTTACAGAAGTGATGGAAGAGCTTGGTGCCCCAGGAGAAGATGCCCGAGAAATGATGCAGCTGCTTGACTCAAACAATGATGGCTCCCTTAGCTCTGACGAATTTCATATGTTCCAAGAACAG